In Pseudomonas fluorescens, one genomic interval encodes:
- the rimP gene encoding ribosome maturation factor RimP, with translation MSSKLEELQALLAPVVVALGYECWGIEFSAQGRHSMLRVYIDKEGGVLVDDCAIVSRQISGVLDVEDPISVEYTLEVSSPGMERPLFTLEQFAKFAGEQVKIKLRSPFEGRRNFQGLLRGVEEQDVVVQVDDHEFLLPIDMIDKANIIPSFD, from the coding sequence GTGTCGAGCAAGCTAGAAGAGTTGCAGGCCTTGTTGGCCCCGGTGGTCGTGGCCCTAGGCTATGAATGCTGGGGTATCGAGTTTTCGGCTCAAGGTCGTCACTCGATGTTGCGCGTTTATATCGATAAAGAGGGTGGCGTGCTGGTGGACGATTGCGCCATTGTCAGCCGTCAGATCAGCGGTGTCCTGGATGTTGAAGATCCGATCTCCGTTGAATACACCCTCGAAGTTTCCTCGCCTGGCATGGAACGCCCACTGTTCACTCTTGAGCAGTTTGCAAAATTTGCCGGTGAACAAGTGAAGATCAAGCTGCGCTCGCCTTTTGAAGGTCGACGCAACTTTCAGGGCCTTCTGCGCGGTGTAGAAGAACAGGATGTCGTGGTGCAGGTAGATGACCATGAATTCCTGTTGCCGATCGATATGATCGACAAGGCCAACATTATTCCCAGTTTTGACTGA
- the nusA gene encoding transcription termination factor NusA, with the protein MSKEVLLVVESVSNEKGVPASVIFEALELALATATKKRFEDEVDLRVEINRHTGSYETFRRWTVVEENDLDDPAIETWPSKVAETHPGAKVGDVVEEKIESIEFGRIAAQTAKQVIVQKVREAERAQVVDAYRERLGEIISGTVKKVTRDNVIVDLGNNAEALLAREDIISRETFRVGVRLRALLKEIRTENRGPQLILSRTAPEMLIELFRIEVPEIAEGLIEVMAASRDPGSRAKIAVRSKDKRIDPQGACIGMRGSRVQAVSGELGGERVDIVLWDDNPAQFVINAMSPAEVAAIIVDEDAHAMDIAVGADNLAQAIGRGGQNVRLASQLTGWTLNVMTESDIQAKQQAETGDILRNFIDELEVDEELAQVLVDEGFTSLEEIAYVPLEEMLNIDGFDEDIVNELRARAKDRLLTKAIATEEKLADAHPAEDLLSLEGMDKDLAMELAVRGVITREDLAEQSIDDLLDIDGIDDDRAGKLIMAARAHWFE; encoded by the coding sequence ATGAGCAAAGAAGTACTGCTGGTTGTTGAGTCGGTATCCAATGAAAAGGGCGTACCGGCAAGCGTGATTTTTGAAGCGCTGGAGCTGGCTCTGGCCACTGCTACCAAAAAGCGTTTTGAAGACGAAGTTGACCTGCGTGTGGAAATTAACCGCCACACCGGTTCCTACGAGACTTTCCGTCGCTGGACAGTCGTCGAAGAGAATGATCTCGACGATCCTGCGATCGAAACCTGGCCAAGCAAGGTTGCCGAAACGCATCCGGGCGCCAAGGTCGGCGACGTCGTCGAAGAAAAGATCGAATCCATCGAGTTCGGCCGTATTGCTGCACAGACCGCCAAACAGGTCATCGTGCAGAAAGTGCGTGAAGCCGAGCGCGCTCAAGTGGTCGACGCCTATCGCGAGCGCCTGGGAGAAATCATCTCCGGCACCGTGAAGAAAGTCACCCGCGACAACGTGATCGTCGATCTGGGCAACAACGCCGAAGCGTTGCTGGCCCGTGAAGACATCATTTCTCGCGAAACCTTCCGTGTCGGTGTGCGTCTGCGTGCACTGCTCAAGGAAATCCGCACCGAGAACCGCGGCCCGCAGCTGATCCTGTCGCGTACCGCGCCGGAAATGCTGATCGAGCTGTTCCGTATCGAAGTGCCGGAAATCGCTGAAGGCCTGATCGAAGTAATGGCAGCGTCCCGTGATCCGGGTTCGCGTGCCAAGATCGCTGTCCGTTCCAAGGACAAACGCATCGACCCGCAGGGCGCGTGCATCGGTATGCGCGGTTCGCGCGTCCAGGCCGTGTCGGGCGAGTTGGGTGGCGAGCGTGTCGATATCGTCCTGTGGGACGATAACCCGGCGCAGTTCGTGATCAATGCCATGTCGCCGGCAGAAGTGGCGGCCATTATCGTTGACGAAGATGCCCATGCAATGGACATCGCCGTTGGCGCAGACAACCTGGCTCAGGCCATCGGTCGAGGTGGTCAGAACGTGCGTCTGGCGAGCCAGTTGACTGGCTGGACCCTGAACGTGATGACCGAATCGGACATCCAGGCTAAGCAGCAAGCAGAAACCGGCGACATCCTGCGCAACTTCATCGACGAGCTGGAAGTCGACGAAGAACTGGCTCAGGTGCTGGTAGATGAAGGCTTCACCAGCCTGGAAGAGATTGCCTACGTACCGTTGGAAGAAATGCTCAACATCGACGGCTTTGACGAAGATATCGTCAACGAGCTTCGCGCTCGTGCCAAGGATCGTTTGTTGACCAAAGCCATCGCTACTGAGGAAAAGCTGGCAGACGCCCATCCGGCCGAAGACCTGCTCTCGCTTGAGGGTATGGACAAGGATTTGGCGATGGAACTGGCGGTGCGCGGCGTAATTACCCGCGAAGACCTGGCCGAGCAGTCTATTGACGACCTGCTCGACATCGACGGCATTGACGATGATCGTGCCGGCAAGTTGATCATGGCCGCCCGAGCCCACTGGTTCGAGTAA